The sequence GGACGCCGATGCAGTCTAGCGCCTCGGCAACGTCGTCTGCCGACAGAAATGGCTTGCGCATTAGCTGCTCGATCGAGCTACCATCCTTGCCGGCGTAGTCCTTCAGCCGGCGCCGGATCTTCGCGAGTGGCAAGCCGCTCGTATCAGGCACGTCAACCAGCTCGACCTCAACGCGCTTCGGATCGTTCCACCCCGGCCGCGGCAGATACTTGGCCAGGTCGTGGTCGGACATAAACGTGGGATCGATGTACCGCTTGATCGTCAGCGTGTCCTGATGGCCGAGCTGGCGGATTGCCGCCGATTCGCCAGCCGCGGCGGCAATGTGGGTAGCTGTCGTGCGGCGAATCTTTTGAAAAAGGTCTCGCCGAGTGGCCGACAGGCCTGCCCTCATCAGGATGAACTTGAAACGACCATAGATCGTCTTCTGATCCCTCGACGGGTAGGGAAACAGCAGCTTTCGCCGCGGTGGCACCGTGGCCATGATCGCTTCCAGGGTCTGATCCGTCAGCGGGAAGGTCTGCTCGACGAGGTTTTTCATGCGCTCGGCGGGGACGCGCAGCACCTTCCGGCGGAAGTCAATCTCGTCAAATCGAACCTTCATGGCAGCCGAGCGGCGCAGACCAGTGTCATATATCAAAAGCACAAGCGCGAGCCACCACCGGTCACACGGCACGCCTACGAAACGCCCTTTGCACTGGCGGCACGACTCGATGATCTTGCCCATCTGCTCAGACGACCACGCCTGGGGTGCCCTACGTGGCATCTTCACCTTTCGCAGGTCGGTAAGGTCCGAGTCGACGAACTTCTTGCGCTTGGCCATCCGCCACAGGGTCAGCAGCATGTTGAGGCGGCCGTTGATGGTGCGCCGGGCCAACGCGCTGGAAAGCATTGACTCAATCCAGCCAGCGATCGTCAGCTCTTCCAGATCGGCGACGTTGGCGACTCGGCCAAG is a genomic window of Pirellulales bacterium containing:
- a CDS encoding tyrosine-type recombinase/integrase; translated protein: LGRVANVADLEELTIAGWIESMLSSALARRTINGRLNMLLTLWRMAKRKKFVDSDLTDLRKVKMPRRAPQAWSSEQMGKIIESCRQCKGRFVGVPCDRWWLALVLLIYDTGLRRSAAMKVRFDEIDFRRKVLRVPAERMKNLVEQTFPLTDQTLEAIMATVPPRRKLLFPYPSRDQKTIYGRFKFILMRAGLSATRRDLFQKIRRTTATHIAAAAGESAAIRQLGHQDTLTIKRYIDPTFMSDHDLAKYLPRPGWNDPKRVEVELVDVPDTSGLPLAKIRRRLKDYAGKDGSSIEQLMRKPFLSADDVAEALDCIGVLYRDFAPYCGLKPRALARVLNGKRPILPHLERKIRVALGLSYEQGEQVPEGPRNRKRDARKVGAA